A portion of the Homalodisca vitripennis isolate AUS2020 chromosome 2, UT_GWSS_2.1, whole genome shotgun sequence genome contains these proteins:
- the LOC124354130 gene encoding D-aspartate oxidase-like, which yields MGSLRVGVVGAGIVGVTSALQVQAVYPSANVTIMADKFNEDTTSDGAAGIFRPGTSFSGPTPEMTEKWLIDSWNYYQQLLEEDCGISRISGFIFSSTSPDLVRNHLLERLVPVYRAATKEELASCPGDWRYGSYFETLLTECRKFLPWALNKVRAAGGSVVEQHVNSLTQLEGRYDVVINCAGLGAKQLVRDHKLVPIRGQVFKVRAPWVKHFYYADYDTYIIPQPDGLVTLGGSRHYDSHTTTTCAHDLAAIQERCVALLPSLEGAEVVRSWTGLRPHRDPVRVELERVGELKIIHNYGHGGYGITAGPGTSIHAVKLLRNIITGNSKL from the exons ATGGGTTCTCTCCGTGTGGGAGTGGTGGGAGCAGGTATTGTGGGTGTCACATCTGCCCTCCAAGTACAGGCTGTCTATCCCTCAGCTAATGTTACGATTATGGCGGACAAGTTCAATGAAGACACCACCAGTGATGGAGCAGCGGGTATCTTCAGACCTGGAACTAGTTTTTCTGGTCCAACTCCAGAAATGACAGA GAAATGGCTTATAGACTCTTGGAACTACTACCAGCAGCTGTTAGAGGAGGACTGTGGAATTAGTCGGATTTCTGGATTCATTTTCTCTTCCACCAGCCCAGACTTAGTCCGA AATCACCTGTTAGAACGCCTGGTCCCTGTGTATCGAGCAGCCACTAAGGAAGAGTTGGCCTCCTGTCCTGGGGACTGGAGGTACGGATCCTACTTTGAAACTTTACTGACAGAATGTCGCAAATTCCTACCTTGGGCTTTGAacaa GGTCCGAGCAGCAGGAGGCAGTGTTGTAGAGCAACATGTAAACAGCCTGACTCAGTTGGAAGGTAGGTACGATGTTGTCATCAACTGCGCTGGTCTTGGAGCAAAGCAGTTGGTGCGAGACCATAAACTTGTGCCTATCAGAGGACAAGTTTTTAAG GTTAGAGCTCCATGGGTGAAGCACTTCTATTATGCAGACTACGACACATACATCATTCCTCAACCTGATGGGTTGGTAACGTTGGGTGGTAGCCGCCACTATGACAGCCACACAACAACAACTTGTGCCCACGATCTGGCTGCTATACAGGAGCGATGTGTGGCACTACTGCCTAGTCTGGAAGGTGCTGAGGTGGTACGCTCTTGGACAGGTCTCCGCCCACACAGGGATCCAGTCAGAGTGGAGTTGGAAAGGGTTGGAGAGCTCAAG ataaTCCACAACTATGGACATGGTGGATATGGGATTACAGCTGGACCCGGCACGTCCATACATGCTGTTAAACTGCTCCGTAACATCATCACAGGCAACAGCAAACTGTAG
- the LOC124354131 gene encoding uncharacterized protein LOC124354131: protein MLLKQNIFTGSETNKKVGSMNYYSYRLMIRENEENHILKCRRLYHKYVVDMYVKIETERLTFIRLNQTKLRSEEYIHLRDAINTDGNAQNVGRMTILPATYIGSPRHMHEYAQDAMSYVRHYGTADLFITFTCNPQWIEIKQELFPGQSPIDRHDITARVFRQKLKSLMDFIVKHNVFGETRCWMYSVEWQKRGLPHAHILIWLVEKIRPNEVDAVISAEIPNVQVDPGLHEVVIKNMIHGPCGTLNQNSPCMMDGKCSKRYPRTLISETITGNDGYPLYRRRSTADNGKSTIVILNQQDIEIDNRWIVPYSPILSKTFKAHINVESCHSVKSIKYICKYVTKGSDMAVIGIGAENSNDEVTQYQMGRYVSSNEAVWRIFSFPIHERHPSVVHLAVHLENGQRVYFTAQNAVQRAAQPPSTTLTSFFETCQNDDFAQTLLYSEMPKYYTWNQSSRRFIRRKQGKPVPGYTDVYSTDAIGRIYSVHPSNDECFYLRLLLVNVRGPTSFQQLRTVDGELCGSYREACQRLQLLENDAHWDQTLNDAVISSHAHQIRTLFSIIISTCFPSNPIDLWIKYKDYMCDDILYQIRNRMGNPNIQISEEIYNEALISIEDMCLIMSNKLLIQLGLTAPNRPMHDAFNQELHREKLYDFNALKELIQTNLPLLNEQQKYVFETLMKVTNDETGGIYFLDAPGGTGKTFLISLILATIRSQNKIALALASSGIAATLLEGGRTAHSALKLPLNMQSNETPTCNVSKNSAMAKVLQQCKLIVWDECTMAHKKSLEALDTTLKDLRSNNNRFGGAMILLAGDFRQTLPVIPRSTPADELNACLKSSNLWKHVRVLHLSKNMRVELQNDQSGNIFSKQLIDIGNGKFHIDMLTGCINFPQSFCQLTRSKDELIQKVFPDVSQNYRNHDWLSERAILAAKNIDVNELNFKIQEQITGELRIYKSVDSATNQDDVVNYPPEFLNSLDLPGLPPHNLQLKVGSVVIMLRNINQPRLCNGTRLAIKNLLNNVIEATILKGKYKGEDVLIPRIPMIPTDVPFEFKRLQFPVRLAFAMTINKSQGQSLSVCGINLENPCFSHGQLYVACSRVGKPSDLFIYAPGNQTKNIVYHKALQ, encoded by the coding sequence atgttattaaaacaaaatatatttacaggttctgaaaccaacaaaaaagtcgGTTCAATGAACTATTATTCATACCGCCTAATGATTcgggaaaatgaagaaaatcacatattgaaatgtcggcgattatatcacaaatatgttgttgacatgtatgttaaaattgaaacGGAGAGATTAACATTCATCAGGTTGAATCAAACCAAACTCCGATCTGAAGAGTATATTCACCTTCGAGATGCGATTAATACTGATGGAAATGCACAGAATGTCGGTCGGATGACTATTCTTCCAGCAACATACATCGGAAGCCCTCGGCATATGCACGAATATGCTCAAGATGCCATGTCGTATGTTCGTCATTATGGTACAGCagatttgttcatcacatttacatgcaatccgCAATGGATAGAAATCAAGCAGGAGTTATTCCCTGGGCAATCACCCATTGATCGTCATGATATTACAGCCAGAGTCTttagacaaaaattgaaatctttaatggaTTTCATCGTAAAACATAATGTGTTTGGTGAGACACGCTGCTGGATGTATTCTGTGGAGTGGCAGAAACGAGGATTGCCACATGCACACATTTTGATTTGGTTGGTTGAAAAGATAAGGCCAAATGAAGTTGATGCAGTGATATCAGCTGAAATCCCTAATGTACAAGTAGATCCTGGATTGCATGAGGTAGTTATCAAAAACATGATACATGGTCCCTGTGGAActcttaatcaaaattcaccgtgTATGATGGATGGTAAATGTTCAAAACGATATCCACGGACATTAATATCGGAAACAATTACTGGTAATGACGGTTATCCATTGTATCGTCGCAGATCGACAGCAGACAATGGAAAATCAACAATTGTCATATTAAATCAACaagatattgaaatagataatcgttggattgttCCATATTCACCCATTTTATCAAAGACATTCAAAGCACACATCAACGTTGAATCTTGCCATTCagtgaaatctattaaatacatttgcaaatatGTAACCAAAGGGAGTGATATGGCTGTGATTGGAATTGGTGCAGAGAATTCCAATGATGAAGTTACCCAATACCAAATGGGCCGCTATGTCAGTAGTAATGAAGCAGTTTGGCgaatattttcttttcctattCATGAGAGACACCCTTCTGTTGTTCACTTAGCTGTGCATTTAGAAAATGGACAAAGAGTGTATTTTACAGCACAGAACGCAGTACAAAGAGCTGCTCAGCCACCATCTACTACATTAACCAGTTTTTTTGAGACATGCCAAAACGATGATTTCGCACAAACATTGCTATATTCTGAAATGCCAAAATATTATACCTGGAATCAATCCTCAAGGAGATTTATACGACGGAAACAAGGAAAACCAGTTCCAGGATATACAGATGTATATTCCACCGATGCGATTGGCCGGATTTATTCAGTACATCCAAGcaatgatgaatgtttttatttacgacTGCTATTAGTCAATGTACGTGGCCCAACATCATTCCAACAGTTACGAACTGTTGATGGTGAATTGTGTGGATCCTACAGAGAAGCCTGTCAACGTTTGCAATTGCTTGAAAATGACGCTCATTGGGATCAAACTCTCAATGATGCTGTAATATCATCACACGCTCATCAAATacgaacattgttttctataatcatatctacatgcttcccatcaaacccaattgatttgtggatcaagtacaaagattatatgtgtgatgatattttgtatcaaatacggaatagaatgggaaatccaaatatacaaatcagtgaagaaatttaCAATGAAGCATTGATTTCAATTGAGGACATGTGCTTGATaatgtcaaacaaactattaattcaattagGCCTGACCGCGCCCAATCGTCCAATGCATGACGCTTTTAACCAAGAGTTGCATCGAGAAAAACTGTATGATTTCAACGCtttgaaagaattaattcaaacaaatcttcCACTGTTAAATGAACAACAGAAGTATGTATTTGAAACTCTTATGAAAGTAACAAATGATGAAACTGGAGGGATTTACTTCTTAGATGCACCTGGTGGTAcaggaaaaacttttttgatttcattaatattagcaacaattcgctcacaaaataaaattgcacttgCACTCGCTTCGTCGGGAATCGCAGCAACTTTGCTTGAAGGTGGTCGAACAGCCCATTCAGCACTAAAATTGCCATTAAATATGCAAAGCAATGAAACTCCAACCTGCAACGTTTCGAAGAACTCTGCAATGGCAAAGGTTTTGCAgcaatgtaaattgattgtttgggatGAATGCACGATGGCACATAAAAAATCTTTGGAGGCTTTAGACACAACCTTAAAAGATCTACGGAGCAATAATAACCGATTTGGTGGTGCAATGATTTTATTAGCAGGAGATTTTCGTCAAACATTGCCAGTGATTCCACGATCAACGCCAGCTGATGAACTCAATGCATGTCTAAAGTCCTCCAATTTGTGGAAACATGTCAGAGTACTTCATTTAAGCAAGAATATGCGTGTTGAGTTGCAAAATGACCAATCTGGAAACATATTCTCTAAACAACTCATTGACATTGGTAATGGCAAATTTCATATAGACATGTTGACTGGCTGCATTAACTTTCCTCAAAGTTTTTGTCAGTTAACTCGATCAAAAGATGAACTTATTCAGAAGGTGTTTCCAGATGTTTCTCAAAATTACAGAAACCATGATTGGTTGAGCGAACGAGCTATACTGGCTGCAAAAAACatagatgtaaatgaattaaatttcaaaattcaagaacaaattacaGGCGAATTGAGGATATATAAATCAGTTGATTCGGCTACTAATCAAGATGATGTAGTCAACTATCCACCGGAATTTTTAAACTCGCTGGATTTGCCAGGATTGCCACCTCACAATCTTCAATTAAAGGTTGGATCGGTGGTTATAATGTTGCGAAATATCAACCAACCGCGTCTTTGCAACGGTACACGGTTAgcgataaaaaatttactaaacaatgtgATAGAAGCAACTATACTCAAAGGAAAGTATAAAGGAGAGGATGTTCTCATACCGCGCATCCCAATGATTCCGACTGatgtgccatttgagtttaaacgactACAGTTTCCAGTGCGGCTTGCTTTTGCTATGACTATAAACAAGTCCCAGGGGCAATCATTAAGTGTTTGTGGTATTAATCTAGAAAACCCATGTTTCTCACATGGTCAATTGTATGTTGCCTGTTCCCGTGTTGGAAAACCATCAGATTTGTTTATCTATGCGCcaggtaatcaaacaaaaaacatcgtaTACCACAAAGCactacaatga